From a single Gigantopelta aegis isolate Gae_Host unplaced genomic scaffold, Gae_host_genome ctg7642_pilon_pilon, whole genome shotgun sequence genomic region:
- the LOC121366895 gene encoding histone H1-delta-like: MTESTQVKTPKKKVSKPKKPADHPSYSSMVKDAVTALKERGGSSRQALLKYVMANYKVGDNPKAINARLKTALKNGVQSGILKQAKGTGAAGSFRLGEKKAEKKPAAKKTAVEKPKKVKTPIKKATKKSAGDKKAKPAAKKTKSPKKTAKPKKAKTPKKAKVAAKPKKVKTPKKKVVKAKKA, from the coding sequence ATGACGGAGTCTACTCAagttaaaacaccaaaaaagaaAGTATCCAAGCCTAAGAAGCCAGCGGATCACCCATCGTATTCTAGTATGGTGAAAGATGCAGTCACCGCACTGAAGGAGAGGGGTGGCTCGTCCAGACAGGCACTTCTCAAGTACGTCATGGCCAACTACAAAGTTGGAGACAACCCGAAGGCAATCAATGCCCGTCTCAAGACTGCTTTGAAGAATGGTGTTCAGAGTGGAATACTGAAACAGGCTAAAGGCACAGGTGCTGCAGGTTCATTTCGTCTCGGCGAGAAGAAAgcagaaaagaaacctgctgccaagAAGACTGCTGTTGAGAAGCCAAAGAAGGTTAAAACTCCCATCAAGAAGGCAACCAAGAAGTCGGCAGGAGACAAGAAAGCTAAGCCTGCAGCTAAGAAAACCAAGTCCCCTAAGAAGACCGCAAAACCAAAGAAAGCAAAGACGCCCAAGAAAGCAAAGGTGGCAGCAAAGCCAAAAAAGGTCAAAACGCCCAAAAAGAAAGTCGTCAAGGCAAAGAAAGCCTAA
- the LOC121366891 gene encoding histone H1-delta-like yields MTESTQVKTPKKKVSKPKKPADHPSYSSMVKDAVTALKERGGSSRQALLKYVMANYKVGDNPKAINARLKTALKNGVQSGILKQAKGTGAAGSFRLGEKKAEKKPAAKKTAVEKPKKVKTPIKKATKKSAGDKKAKPAAKKTKSPKKTAKPKKAKTPKKAKVAAKPKKVKTPKKKVVKAKKESLNCSHERTPLLKGPYQGHPHHTKVLCTQLL; encoded by the coding sequence ATGACGGAGTCTACTCAagttaaaacaccaaaaaagaaAGTATCCAAGCCTAAGAAGCCAGCGGATCACCCATCGTATTCTAGTATGGTGAAAGATGCAGTCACCGCACTGAAGGAGAGGGGTGGCTCGTCCAGACAGGCACTTCTCAAGTACGTCATGGCCAACTACAAAGTTGGAGACAACCCGAAGGCAATCAATGCCCGTCTCAAGACTGCTTTGAAGAATGGTGTTCAGAGTGGAATACTGAAACAGGCTAAAGGCACAGGTGCTGCAGGTTCATTTCGTCTCGGCGAGAAGAAAgcagaaaagaaacctgctgccaagAAGACTGCTGTTGAGAAGCCAAAGAAGGTTAAAACTCCCATCAAGAAGGCAACCAAGAAGTCGGCAGGAGACAAGAAAGCTAAGCCTGCAGCTAAGAAAACCAAGTCCCCTAAGAAGACCGCAAAACCAAAGAAAGCAAAGACGCCCAAGAAAGCAAAGGTGGCAGCAAAGCCAAAAAAGGTCAAAACGCCCAAAAAGAAAGTCGTCAAGGCAAAAAAAGAAAGCCTAAACTGCAGTCACGAGAGGACCCCACTCCTTAAAGGCCCTTATCAGGGCCACCCACATCACACGAAAGTGTTATGTACTCAATTGCTGTAG
- the LOC121366892 gene encoding histone H1-delta-like, with amino-acid sequence MTESTQVKTPKKKVSKPKKPADHPSYSSMVKDAVTALKERGGSSRQALLKYVMANYKVGDNPKAINARLKTALKNGVQSGILKQAKGTGAAGSFRLGEKKAEKKPAAKKTAVEKPKKVKTPIKKATKKSAGDKKAKPAAKKTKSPKKTAKPKKAKTPKKAKVAAKPKKVKTPKKKVVKAKKA; translated from the coding sequence GAGTCTACTCAagttaaaacaccaaaaaagaaAGTATCCAAGCCTAAGAAGCCAGCGGATCACCCATCGTATTCTAGTATGGTGAAAGATGCAGTCACCGCACTGAAGGAGAGGGGTGGCTCGTCCAGACAGGCACTTCTCAAGTACGTCATGGCCAACTACAAAGTTGGAGACAACCCGAAGGCAATCAATGCCCGTCTCAAGACTGCTTTGAAGAATGGTGTTCAGAGTGGAATACTGAAACAGGCTAAAGGCACAGGTGCTGCAGGTTCATTTCGTCTCGGCGAGAAGAAAgcagaaaagaaacctgctgccaagAAGACTGCTGTTGAGAAGCCAAAGAAGGTTAAAACTCCCATCAAGAAGGCAACCAAGAAGTCGGCAGGAGACAAGAAAGCTAAGCCTGCAGCTAAGAAAACCAAGTCCCCTAAGAAGACCGCAAAACCAAAGAAAGCAAAGACGCCCAAGAAAGCAAAGGTGGCAGCAAAGCCAAAAAAGGTCAAAACGCCCAAAAAGAAAGTCGTCAAGGCAAAGAAAGCCTAA